One window of Sphingobacteriales bacterium genomic DNA carries:
- a CDS encoding Na+:solute symporter yields MLVAIDWVVILVFILLSLAVGLSVTRSAGKNMSSYFLGGRNLPWYLAGISMVATTFAADTPLAVAELVGQNGISGNWLWWNMLAGGMLTTFFFANLWRRSGVLTEVELIELRYSGKPAAFLRGFKALYLGLFMNAIIISWVNVALISIFEGFFGLSNSDAFLYTAGLMFIAAVNASLSGLLGVALTDAIQFVIAMTGCIVLAVLVLNSEQIGGIAGLKEQLPAETFQFFPNIGAEGSGSVLAISVGTFFAYIGLQWWASWYPGAEPGGGGYVAQRMMSAKNEKHAVYATLFFQIAHYCIRPWPWIIVALCALALYPELSDADKKMGYIYAMRDFLPAGLKGLLIVAFIAAYMSTITTQLNWGASYVVNDFYHRFLNKQAAQKHLILVARLTTLSLMIIGLYVSTQVNSIKGLWSFIIECGAGLGLVLILRWYWWRINAWSEITATIAPFLAYAACKFWFEIPFPNSFFITIAFTTISWIVVTFLTQPTDTDALSKFYNTIRPDGNWSPFSSDLSGQDNSNQKNRLAGLFGAWISAVVMTYSILFASGKLIFMEWTQAVFWMAIALLGFGLLRYSLRYTRIFH; encoded by the coding sequence ATGTTAGTTGCTATAGATTGGGTTGTTATTCTCGTTTTTATCCTGTTGAGTTTGGCAGTAGGTTTGTCGGTAACCCGCAGCGCAGGGAAGAATATGAGCAGTTATTTTTTAGGAGGACGCAACCTGCCCTGGTATCTTGCAGGCATATCCATGGTTGCTACCACATTTGCTGCTGATACTCCGTTGGCAGTAGCAGAACTTGTTGGTCAGAATGGAATTTCCGGTAATTGGCTGTGGTGGAATATGCTTGCCGGGGGGATGCTGACGACTTTTTTCTTTGCAAATTTGTGGAGAAGATCGGGGGTTTTAACAGAGGTTGAATTGATTGAGTTAAGGTATAGCGGAAAACCTGCCGCTTTTTTACGTGGATTTAAAGCGCTTTATCTCGGACTATTTATGAACGCTATAATCATTTCTTGGGTAAATGTAGCACTAATTTCCATATTTGAAGGGTTTTTCGGGCTTTCTAATTCAGATGCTTTTTTATATACTGCGGGTTTGATGTTTATAGCTGCAGTTAATGCCTCTTTATCGGGTCTGTTGGGAGTTGCTTTAACCGATGCCATTCAGTTTGTTATCGCGATGACCGGCTGCATTGTTTTGGCTGTTTTAGTATTAAACTCGGAACAAATAGGAGGAATTGCAGGGTTAAAAGAGCAATTGCCGGCAGAAACTTTCCAGTTTTTCCCCAATATTGGTGCTGAAGGTTCCGGCTCTGTTCTTGCCATAAGTGTCGGAACATTCTTTGCATATATCGGACTTCAATGGTGGGCAAGCTGGTATCCGGGAGCTGAACCCGGCGGCGGTGGATATGTTGCACAAAGAATGATGAGTGCAAAAAATGAAAAACATGCCGTCTATGCGACCTTATTTTTTCAGATAGCGCACTATTGTATTCGACCCTGGCCATGGATTATTGTCGCATTATGTGCTTTGGCATTGTATCCTGAGTTAAGCGATGCAGACAAGAAAATGGGTTATATCTACGCCATGCGTGATTTTTTACCGGCCGGATTAAAAGGATTGCTGATTGTTGCGTTTATTGCCGCCTATATGAGTACGATTACCACCCAACTCAACTGGGGTGCAAGCTATGTGGTCAATGATTTTTACCATCGTTTTCTCAACAAACAAGCTGCTCAGAAACACTTGATTTTAGTTGCAAGACTGACCACGTTATCTTTGATGATAATAGGGTTGTATGTCAGCACTCAAGTCAACAGTATTAAAGGACTGTGGAGTTTTATTATTGAGTGCGGAGCAGGATTAGGGTTGGTTCTGATTTTAAGGTGGTACTGGTGGCGCATCAATGCGTGGAGTGAAATTACCGCTACTATTGCCCCTTTCTTAGCTTATGCTGCCTGTAAATTTTGGTTTGAAATCCCGTTTCCCAATAGCTTTTTCATCACCATTGCCTTTACCACAATCAGTTGGATTGTTGTTACATTCCTGACCCAACCTACCGATACAGATGCCTTATCTAAGTTTTACAATACCATCAGACCTGACGGGAATTGGAGCCCTTTTTCCTCTGATTTGTCAGGTCAGGACAACTCCAATCAAAAAAACAGATTGGCAGGGTTGTTCGGAGCTTGGATCAGTGCTGTGGTGATGACCTATTCTATTCTATTTGCAAGCGGCAAATTGATTTTTATGGAATGGACTCAAGCTGTATTTTGGATGGCTATCGCATTACTCGGTTTTGGGCTATTGCGTTATAGCCTTCGATATACCAGAATATTCCATTAA
- a CDS encoding choice-of-anchor B family protein, translating to MYLKNTLSLYVIITLLICFNLTSTEAQTKMDSLGNYFYDMGLSSLWGYSDSEGREYALVGVINGLSIVDITEPTNPEELFFIPQPSGFWREIKNWQNYAYVANETDEGILIVDLGHLPDTVFYTNYTADSLIKTSHALWIDEFGYAYIAGYNNFTGSVPVNNRGVAILDLNSDPMNPVLVNQYTDQYVHDMYVRDNIMYACEIYAGQFTVIDVSDKTNLEVIAHQNTPSLFTHNAWLSDNGQYLFTTDEKNNAYVTAYDVSDWSDIKEVARYQSNPGSLSMPHNVHVLNDFLVISYYRDGVKIVDAHEPDILVETEYFDTSPQSGPGSQGCWGVYQLFPSGNVIASDRQLGLFIMKPDYRRAAYLRGTVINSQTGLPISGATLQISSTNVSATSDLTGQFKAGVALEGNYNIQFSRYGYETLLLSDVTLTEAETLYLTVELVPLDPFVVQINVKDQLSGNNLSNAYVEISHSQGNYSATTNSSGIAEFEGLYDDNFNIYAANWGNLPKYQQGFTFSNSDNEATVLLEKGVYDDFYTDLGWSVNNVGANPEGNWIKQTPIASYYGDTVSNPDTDVPGDTGSECFMTGNGFGANTQDHALITGNTTLYSPPFDLSGYSNPYLSFYRWFVAYNSVNNADSLNFYLSNGFETVLLHTVHANDFYLRQWVLESFRISDYIEPTAGMQLIITASAASTDVIMECGFDLFQITDDYAPQVGINMFHTSKSEFKLIPNPVENIAYLYSDAGIHEVSVFDIQGQLIKTYKTSDYNTTNQVTIETDGLNSGLYIVQVKTNSKITVLKMEVVR from the coding sequence ATGTATCTTAAAAATACTCTTTCCCTATATGTGATTATAACTTTGTTGATTTGTTTCAACTTAACCTCAACGGAAGCCCAAACAAAAATGGATTCATTGGGCAATTATTTTTACGATATGGGGTTAAGCAGTTTGTGGGGTTATTCTGACAGCGAGGGTCGCGAATACGCATTAGTTGGAGTCATTAATGGGCTTTCTATTGTTGATATTACTGAACCCACAAATCCCGAAGAACTGTTTTTTATACCACAGCCCTCTGGTTTTTGGCGAGAAATTAAAAACTGGCAGAATTATGCTTACGTGGCAAATGAAACAGATGAAGGTATCCTGATAGTAGATTTGGGACATTTACCGGATACAGTCTTTTATACAAATTATACTGCTGACAGCCTCATAAAAACATCTCATGCCCTTTGGATAGACGAATTTGGTTATGCTTATATTGCCGGCTATAATAATTTTACCGGTTCTGTTCCTGTCAATAACAGGGGGGTTGCCATACTTGACCTGAATTCCGACCCTATGAATCCGGTTTTAGTCAATCAATATACCGATCAGTATGTACACGATATGTATGTGCGCGACAATATCATGTATGCTTGTGAAATATATGCCGGACAATTTACGGTGATTGATGTTTCTGATAAAACCAATTTGGAAGTGATAGCACATCAGAATACTCCAAGTTTATTTACTCACAATGCCTGGCTATCTGATAACGGGCAATATTTATTTACAACAGACGAAAAAAACAATGCTTACGTAACAGCTTATGATGTGAGTGATTGGTCGGATATAAAAGAAGTGGCACGATATCAAAGCAATCCCGGAAGTTTATCTATGCCTCATAATGTGCATGTTTTAAATGACTTTTTAGTTATTTCCTATTACAGGGATGGCGTAAAGATTGTGGATGCTCACGAGCCTGATATATTGGTTGAAACAGAATATTTTGACACATCTCCTCAATCGGGACCCGGATCTCAGGGTTGTTGGGGTGTTTACCAGTTATTCCCTTCCGGCAATGTGATTGCAAGTGATCGCCAATTGGGATTGTTTATCATGAAGCCGGACTATCGGCGTGCTGCTTATTTAAGGGGTACGGTTATTAATTCACAGACAGGATTGCCAATTTCAGGTGCAACTCTACAGATTAGTAGTACAAATGTTTCTGCAACAAGTGATTTGACAGGTCAGTTTAAAGCCGGTGTAGCACTTGAAGGCAACTATAATATACAGTTTTCAAGATATGGATATGAAACGCTTTTACTTAGTGATGTTACGTTAACGGAAGCAGAAACACTATATCTAACAGTTGAACTTGTTCCTTTGGATCCGTTTGTGGTTCAGATAAATGTAAAAGATCAACTGAGCGGAAACAACCTAAGTAATGCTTATGTAGAAATATCGCATTCACAAGGAAACTACAGTGCAACAACAAATAGCAGCGGCATTGCTGAATTTGAAGGTCTATACGACGACAATTTTAATATTTATGCCGCTAACTGGGGTAACCTGCCTAAGTATCAACAAGGGTTTACTTTTAGCAACTCAGATAATGAGGCCACTGTTTTACTTGAAAAAGGCGTTTACGATGACTTTTATACAGATTTGGGATGGTCTGTCAACAACGTAGGTGCAAATCCGGAAGGTAACTGGATTAAACAAACTCCCATTGCTTCATATTATGGAGATACAGTGAGTAATCCTGATACAGATGTTCCAGGAGATACGGGCAGCGAATGTTTTATGACCGGAAACGGTTTTGGTGCAAATACACAGGATCATGCACTCATAACAGGAAACACCACACTATATAGCCCGCCATTTGATTTGTCGGGATATTCCAACCCATATCTTAGTTTTTACAGGTGGTTTGTTGCTTATAACTCAGTGAATAATGCCGACAGCCTTAATTTTTATCTCAGTAATGGCTTTGAAACCGTATTGTTACATACAGTTCATGCCAACGATTTTTACCTTCGGCAATGGGTTTTAGAATCCTTCAGAATTTCTGATTATATTGAACCAACAGCAGGTATGCAACTGATCATTACTGCTTCTGCTGCTTCTACCGATGTAATCATGGAATGTGGTTTTGACCTTTTTCAGATAACAGACGATTATGCTCCTCAGGTTGGAATTAACATGTTCCATACTTCTAAATCTGAGTTTAAGTTAATCCCAAACCCGGTCGAGAATATTGCCTACTTATATTCTGATGCCGGTATTCATGAGGTTTCAGTGTTTGATATTCAAGGACAATTAATCAAAACCTATAAAACTTCAGACTACAACACAACTAACCAGGTTACCATCGAAACTGACGGGTTAAATTCCGGGCTTTATATTGTTCAGGTAAAAACCAATTCTAAAATAACTGTCCTAAAAATGGAAGTTGTCAGATGA
- the pfkA gene encoding 6-phosphofructokinase, producing MTEKRINKIAVLTSGGDAPGMNACIRAVVRTAIHHRLYVSAIKRGYAGLIENDIEDNINSAYVSNIIQRGGTILETARSEDFKTPEGMKKAYEHLKASGIDGVIAIGGDGTLKGALEFTKQYPQIPFIGIPGTIDNDLYGTDYTIGYATAINTVIEAIDKIRDTASSHSRLFFIEVMGRDAGFIALSTGIGGGAEAILIPEAYLSIDALVEQLELFRMRKKKSSIVIVGEGDERGGAMEISKLVVSKLPQGLYDSRVTVLGHIQRGGSPVCQDRVLASRLGVAAVEALINGIENVMVGVIHDKIVYTNFNEAIKHNVTVDPELVRISKILSS from the coding sequence ATGACAGAGAAAAGAATAAACAAAATAGCGGTGCTTACCTCAGGAGGAGATGCACCAGGTATGAATGCCTGTATTCGTGCAGTCGTCAGAACTGCAATCCACCACAGGCTATATGTTTCAGCAATTAAGCGAGGATATGCCGGTTTGATAGAAAACGATATTGAAGACAATATCAACTCTGCTTATGTAAGCAATATCATCCAACGTGGAGGGACAATATTGGAAACTGCGAGAAGCGAAGACTTTAAAACTCCCGAAGGAATGAAAAAAGCCTATGAACACTTAAAAGCATCCGGTATTGATGGTGTAATTGCTATTGGTGGAGATGGCACGCTCAAAGGCGCTTTAGAGTTCACCAAACAATATCCACAAATTCCCTTTATCGGAATACCGGGCACGATTGACAACGACCTATATGGCACAGATTATACAATCGGATATGCAACTGCCATTAACACGGTGATTGAAGCTATTGATAAAATACGGGATACCGCATCTTCACATAGTCGCCTTTTCTTCATAGAAGTCATGGGACGAGATGCAGGGTTTATCGCATTATCCACCGGAATTGGAGGTGGGGCAGAGGCCATTTTAATCCCTGAAGCTTATTTGTCAATTGATGCCCTTGTTGAACAATTAGAACTGTTTAGAATGAGAAAGAAGAAATCGAGTATTGTAATTGTCGGAGAAGGTGATGAAAGGGGAGGAGCAATGGAGATTTCAAAATTAGTAGTCAGTAAATTGCCGCAAGGACTGTATGACAGCCGCGTAACTGTGCTTGGTCATATTCAAAGGGGCGGTTCGCCGGTTTGTCAGGATAGAGTCTTAGCAAGCAGGCTTGGGGTAGCAGCAGTGGAAGCGTTGATTAACGGCATTGAAAACGTGATGGTTGGAGTAATCCACGACAAAATTGTTTATACAAACTTTAACGAAGCCATTAAACACAATGTAACCGTTGACCCTGAATTAGTGCGAATATCTAAAATCCTTTCTTCCTAA
- a CDS encoding WbqC family protein, with translation MSLLTELHYLGCITYFAELFKHPSIVFEQYEFFEKSTYRNRCYIAGSNGILMLSIPLVGGRHQHRTISKDVLIDYSYNWQKVHWNSIESAYQSSAFFDYYADALQPSYLVKPAFLFDFNYTLLQVILKLLRTEIASSFTRSYNKHYESDEIIDFRNCIHPKQLKQTGHFNYPFPAYFQIFAHKYGFLPNLSILDLMFAKGPETLNYLTS, from the coding sequence ATGTCTTTATTAACTGAATTGCATTACTTAGGTTGCATTACCTATTTTGCGGAACTGTTCAAACATCCCTCTATTGTTTTTGAACAGTACGAGTTTTTTGAAAAAAGCACTTATCGCAACAGATGCTATATAGCTGGAAGTAATGGTATATTGATGTTGTCTATTCCTTTGGTTGGCGGCCGTCACCAACATCGAACCATTTCAAAGGATGTTCTTATTGACTATTCTTATAACTGGCAAAAAGTTCATTGGAACAGTATTGAAAGTGCCTATCAATCCAGTGCCTTCTTTGATTATTATGCAGATGCTTTGCAGCCTTCCTACCTTGTGAAACCTGCTTTTCTGTTCGACTTTAACTATACTCTCCTTCAAGTCATTCTAAAACTCTTGCGAACTGAAATTGCCTCTTCTTTTACGCGGTCTTACAACAAGCATTACGAGTCGGATGAGATAATTGACTTTAGAAACTGCATTCATCCCAAACAACTCAAGCAAACCGGGCATTTTAACTACCCTTTTCCGGCTTATTTTCAGATTTTTGCACATAAATACGGATTTCTTCCCAATCTTAGTATTCTTGATCTGATGTTTGCCAAAGGTCCTGAAACCTTGAACTACCTGACTTCCTGA
- a CDS encoding leucine-rich repeat domain-containing protein, whose protein sequence is MSYPEAQKRIETAKLEKAESLNLSNCGLTQIPQEVFLLSHLKELKLGYWSDYTQTNRNRITHLPAEIQNLENLRLLDLSCNLIEELPEEILTLKNLVTLDLSRNALKFLPEHIGKLNRLQSLDLGFNQLTTLPASFSLLNQLVRLGLNNNQITVLPEVFTGFKKLQRLDLSNNQLYDLSAGIVWLETLQHLSVSSNHLRKLPSEIGNLVKLQRLHLNNNLLTNLPDEFVRLASLQRLYLGSNAIEYLPDEIHLLQKLQLLDLNNNCISFLPDSIHQLINLEYVDLRDNVIVELPDKLDKLKSLQLLDIRNNHIRQLPESVAWLPNLQYLYLNDNPIETPPPEIAHRGLPAIRHYFTELNKALEKDYLYEIKLLLVGEGRVGKTTLSKALTNPSFALEDEVSTEGIDIKEWIIPKEQLGLKKDFRVNIWDFGGQEIYHSTHQFFLTKRSVYILVTESRKEDKHEDFYYWLNIIQILGGKSPVILALNKCDQPIKELPIKEYQKTFKNIAAFSKISCHPDYISTIQELKTTLKNILTNRELLPHLGTPLPKVWIDIRAELEALKNENKDFISYKEYITICRKHYIDQEGAMYLSDFFHDLGIILHFQDDPDLKNMIFLNHDWVTSGVYKVFDNQRVKNKRGHFTNEDLENIWNEEIYAGQRKQLLALMKNPKFELCFELQTGQYLAPQLLPVDEPEHDWHPPSFLMYEYRYHFMPKGILPRLIVKLHYFISKTVNWRYGVLIHYNQTMALVKENYFERKISICITGSNYKEILELVRNSLDDINGNFSNLQIREMLACQCNECLNQVNPHFFPVQLLYKYAENGKDFIVCERSLDNVNIYLLLQTAFKGIDHPSESELTGNNPDTMINESESQPSVPEVPLKRTMLNKEEVETTPANKPAFIKIIIPVILILMLFVGSIGALVFYEILLWWTLPIALLTAFILFLIFMMVLNERRSKSDF, encoded by the coding sequence ATGAGTTATCCGGAAGCCCAAAAGAGAATAGAAACTGCAAAACTTGAAAAAGCAGAATCATTAAACCTGTCCAATTGCGGGCTTACACAAATTCCTCAAGAGGTTTTTTTATTATCTCATTTAAAGGAACTGAAGTTGGGGTACTGGTCTGATTATACTCAAACAAACAGAAACCGGATTACTCATCTGCCCGCCGAAATTCAAAATCTGGAAAATCTGAGACTTCTCGATCTGAGTTGTAATCTTATTGAAGAGCTACCCGAAGAAATTTTAACCTTAAAAAATTTAGTTACCTTAGATTTGAGCAGAAATGCCCTGAAATTTTTACCAGAGCATATAGGTAAACTTAACAGACTTCAATCCTTAGATCTTGGGTTTAACCAACTTACAACGCTGCCAGCTTCCTTCTCCTTACTTAACCAGTTAGTACGGTTAGGGTTGAATAACAATCAGATTACTGTTTTGCCCGAAGTGTTTACAGGGTTTAAAAAATTACAGCGACTTGATCTGAGCAATAACCAGTTGTATGATCTGTCTGCCGGAATTGTTTGGTTAGAAACACTACAGCATTTATCTGTCAGTAGTAATCATCTTAGGAAATTGCCTTCAGAAATTGGAAATTTGGTGAAACTGCAAAGGCTTCACTTAAATAATAATCTGCTTACAAATCTGCCGGATGAATTTGTTCGGCTTGCTTCACTGCAAAGGCTTTATTTGGGAAGCAATGCCATTGAATATTTGCCTGACGAAATTCATCTGCTTCAAAAGCTTCAACTTCTTGATTTAAACAACAACTGTATTTCGTTCTTGCCCGATTCGATTCATCAACTGATAAACCTTGAATATGTTGACTTGAGGGATAATGTGATTGTTGAACTTCCTGACAAACTCGACAAACTTAAAAGCCTACAGTTATTAGATATTCGAAACAATCATATCCGGCAGTTACCCGAATCAGTTGCATGGCTTCCAAATCTTCAATATTTATATCTCAACGACAATCCAATAGAAACCCCTCCTCCTGAAATTGCTCATCGGGGGCTTCCTGCCATTCGGCATTATTTTACTGAATTAAACAAAGCACTCGAAAAAGATTACCTCTATGAGATAAAACTCCTGCTTGTTGGAGAAGGCAGGGTTGGTAAAACTACGTTATCCAAAGCCTTAACCAACCCTTCTTTTGCATTGGAAGATGAGGTAAGCACCGAAGGAATTGACATTAAAGAATGGATTATACCAAAAGAACAATTAGGGCTGAAGAAAGACTTTAGGGTAAATATCTGGGATTTTGGGGGTCAGGAAATTTATCACTCCACACATCAGTTTTTTTTGACCAAACGTTCCGTTTATATTCTTGTAACCGAATCCAGAAAAGAAGACAAGCACGAAGATTTTTACTATTGGCTGAATATTATTCAAATTCTTGGTGGTAAAAGCCCGGTTATTCTCGCTCTTAACAAATGCGATCAGCCCATAAAAGAGCTTCCCATAAAAGAATATCAAAAAACCTTCAAAAATATAGCAGCTTTCAGCAAAATCAGTTGCCATCCTGATTATATTTCTACGATTCAGGAATTAAAAACTACTTTAAAAAATATATTAACCAACAGAGAATTGCTACCTCATTTGGGAACCCCTCTCCCAAAAGTGTGGATAGATATAAGAGCAGAACTTGAAGCTTTAAAAAACGAAAATAAAGACTTCATATCTTACAAAGAGTATATCACAATTTGCCGCAAACATTATATTGATCAGGAAGGGGCCATGTATTTGAGTGATTTTTTTCACGATTTGGGGATTATTCTGCATTTTCAGGATGATCCCGATCTAAAAAACATGATTTTTCTCAACCATGATTGGGTTACAAGCGGGGTTTATAAGGTATTTGACAATCAACGGGTAAAAAATAAAAGAGGGCATTTCACCAATGAAGACCTCGAAAACATTTGGAATGAAGAAATTTATGCAGGTCAGCGAAAACAATTACTTGCTTTAATGAAAAATCCAAAGTTTGAATTGTGTTTTGAACTTCAGACCGGGCAATATCTTGCTCCACAATTGCTTCCCGTAGATGAGCCTGAACACGATTGGCACCCTCCGTCTTTTTTGATGTATGAATACCGGTATCATTTTATGCCTAAAGGAATTTTACCGCGCTTAATCGTTAAACTTCATTATTTTATTTCAAAAACCGTCAATTGGAGATATGGGGTGTTAATTCATTACAACCAAACAATGGCTTTGGTAAAGGAGAATTATTTTGAGAGAAAAATCAGCATCTGTATAACCGGTTCAAACTACAAAGAAATTTTGGAATTGGTGCGCAACTCCTTGGATGATATCAATGGTAATTTTAGCAATTTGCAAATCAGGGAAATGCTTGCATGTCAATGCAATGAATGTTTGAACCAAGTAAACCCACATTTTTTTCCGGTACAACTCTTATATAAATATGCTGAAAATGGAAAGGATTTTATTGTTTGCGAAAGAAGCCTTGATAATGTAAACATCTATCTACTTTTGCAAACAGCATTTAAAGGAATTGACCATCCATCAGAATCTGAACTAACCGGCAACAATCCGGATACTATGATAAATGAGTCAGAAAGTCAGCCATCAGTTCCGGAAGTGCCCTTAAAAAGAACGATGTTGAATAAAGAGGAAGTAGAAACGACTCCGGCGAACAAACCTGCCTTTATAAAAATTATCATTCCTGTAATTCTAATTCTGATGTTGTTTGTCGGGTCAATTGGTGCGTTGGTCTTTTATGAGATACTTTTATGGTGGACCTTACCGATTGCACTATTAACAGCATTTATTTTGTTCCTTATTTTTATGATGGTTTTAAATGAACGCAGAAGTAAAAGCGATTTTTAA